One window of the Actinomyces procaprae genome contains the following:
- a CDS encoding restriction endonuclease has product MSQSPESQSRVAALLDELYFNAQTQRGKGTSFERLVRQFLLTDPRYAERFDEVWMWRDWPGRGARPDRGVDLVARERDTGDLCAVQCKFYDPQSQVTKADVDTFLAESGTGEFTSRLFVSTTDKWNSAAAATVENQAIPVSRIGLKDLFNSTIDWDKFNLATPEVMERAGRKTLREHQRRALDAVTQGLATADRGKLIMACGTGKTFTSLRIAEAMAGSGGGGGSAIPGPLHRAAVADAA; this is encoded by the coding sequence GTGAGTCAGTCGCCCGAGAGCCAGTCCCGCGTCGCCGCCCTCCTTGACGAGTTGTACTTCAATGCGCAGACGCAGCGAGGCAAGGGAACGAGCTTCGAGCGCCTGGTGCGGCAGTTCCTCCTGACCGACCCCCGTTACGCTGAGCGCTTCGACGAGGTCTGGATGTGGAGGGACTGGCCGGGCCGCGGCGCCCGCCCGGATCGCGGCGTCGACCTGGTGGCTCGCGAGCGTGACACCGGCGACCTGTGCGCGGTGCAGTGCAAGTTTTATGACCCGCAGTCCCAGGTCACCAAGGCCGACGTCGATACCTTCCTGGCCGAGTCGGGCACGGGTGAGTTCACTTCGCGCCTGTTCGTGTCCACCACCGACAAGTGGAACTCCGCGGCCGCAGCCACGGTGGAGAACCAGGCCATCCCGGTCTCCCGCATCGGCTTGAAGGACCTGTTCAACTCCACCATCGACTGGGACAAGTTCAACCTGGCCACCCCGGAGGTAATGGAGCGTGCTGGCCGTAAGACGCTGCGCGAGCACCAGCGCCGCGCGCTGGACGCGGTGACCCAGGGGCTCGCCACAGCCGACCGCGGTAAGCTCATCATGGCCTGCGGCACCGGTAAGACCTTCACCTCGCTGCGCATTGCCGAGGCCATGGCTGGAAGCGGCGGGGGGGGGGGTAGCGCTATTCCTGGTCCCCTCCATCGCGCTGCTGTCGCAGACGCTGCTTGA
- a CDS encoding DUF726 domain-containing protein has protein sequence MSSSSAKVRYTPKGRDGAKAVLTLTSGETLTETWPGADGTPEFIGVDRLTMNPALTAALHAFVVAKKAQRTAVNNVAQADVENGTTATTDMHADQADSVADTPTDDCAEPDAASAATDNSTSAEEEAERFVRISRLWRKQQPDPLDVIQGRLRAQTDDAEKLLLKLAQIHGFGERESTQHDRNAWCSACLTKGVHRALDVPANWYDAWCCRNCGVITTRCAIPGCPNMAIRGMGVTGTRGLSLPVCAEHSHEVPDFETKDATIEDLEHWPDLFEYKRRNVTSLTKRGAVAAGITVLAVPAAYFAAPAIGGMVGAAASMGTGTALSGAAASSYGLALLGGGSIATGGLGMAGGTLVVSAAGGAAGSAYGLRVGSAYLGDDSSFDIECLRDGDGPAVVYSSGFLTDNDDSWANWKRLIDTGYPNNAVYRVRWGAKQKRDIATITGEGAGLRRGITKVGKAGLRATRSAVKRLGPFQMITGAAEMALNPWSVALRNSSAAGTTLAAILRRTENRQGFVLIGHSLGAAVMATAMIGLAADNEPSPVVTAHLLGAAFPATADCNKLSAGATGKIYNYFSTNDKVLAHLYRAATLGAKAAGSTGFIDPCGGVVNVDVSDVVKKHSDYIHKVSLCMEA, from the coding sequence ATGAGCTCATCCTCCGCGAAGGTTCGTTATACGCCTAAAGGCAGAGACGGAGCCAAGGCCGTGCTTACTCTCACCAGCGGAGAGACTCTCACAGAGACTTGGCCCGGAGCAGACGGCACCCCCGAGTTCATTGGCGTAGACCGTCTGACCATGAACCCGGCGCTCACCGCCGCGCTGCACGCGTTCGTCGTCGCCAAGAAGGCGCAGCGTACTGCCGTTAATAATGTGGCACAGGCCGACGTGGAGAACGGAACAACCGCAACCACTGACATGCACGCAGACCAGGCAGATTCAGTCGCCGATACTCCCACCGACGACTGCGCAGAGCCGGATGCCGCTTCCGCTGCCACGGACAATTCCACCTCTGCGGAGGAGGAAGCAGAGCGATTTGTCAGGATCAGCCGTCTATGGAGAAAGCAGCAGCCCGACCCACTCGACGTCATTCAAGGGCGCTTGCGCGCACAAACAGACGACGCGGAGAAACTACTCCTGAAGCTGGCGCAGATTCATGGATTCGGTGAGCGTGAGTCCACTCAGCACGATCGTAACGCCTGGTGTTCCGCGTGCCTGACAAAAGGGGTCCACAGAGCACTCGACGTACCGGCAAACTGGTATGACGCATGGTGCTGTCGAAACTGTGGAGTGATCACCACCAGGTGCGCGATCCCCGGTTGCCCGAACATGGCGATACGCGGAATGGGCGTAACCGGCACCCGTGGCCTGTCACTGCCGGTTTGCGCAGAGCACTCCCACGAGGTCCCGGATTTTGAGACTAAGGACGCAACCATCGAGGATCTCGAACACTGGCCCGATCTGTTCGAGTACAAGCGCCGTAACGTCACCAGTCTCACCAAGCGAGGGGCGGTCGCCGCGGGGATAACCGTCCTGGCTGTTCCTGCGGCTTATTTCGCCGCACCGGCGATCGGCGGCATGGTAGGCGCAGCCGCCTCCATGGGCACAGGAACAGCACTGTCAGGTGCTGCCGCGTCAAGCTATGGCCTCGCACTACTCGGCGGAGGCTCAATAGCCACCGGAGGGCTCGGCATGGCCGGCGGAACCCTGGTTGTCTCCGCCGCGGGCGGCGCTGCGGGCAGCGCCTACGGTTTGCGGGTCGGCAGCGCATACCTCGGCGATGACTCCTCCTTCGACATCGAGTGCTTGCGTGATGGCGACGGACCCGCGGTTGTGTATTCTTCCGGCTTCCTCACCGACAATGACGACTCCTGGGCGAACTGGAAAAGGCTTATTGACACCGGCTATCCGAACAATGCCGTGTATCGGGTCCGCTGGGGTGCAAAGCAGAAGCGGGATATTGCGACCATTACCGGTGAGGGAGCCGGGCTTCGGCGCGGCATCACCAAGGTGGGCAAAGCGGGCCTCAGGGCGACCCGCTCGGCAGTCAAAAGACTTGGCCCTTTCCAGATGATAACTGGAGCCGCGGAAATGGCGCTCAATCCCTGGTCCGTGGCACTACGGAACTCCTCGGCGGCAGGCACAACTCTCGCAGCCATCCTCCGGCGCACCGAGAACAGGCAGGGGTTCGTGCTCATCGGGCACAGCCTTGGCGCAGCGGTAATGGCGACGGCAATGATCGGACTGGCCGCCGATAACGAGCCCTCTCCCGTGGTCACCGCCCACCTACTCGGCGCCGCATTCCCCGCAACCGCCGACTGCAACAAGCTTTCCGCCGGCGCCACCGGCAAGATCTATAACTACTTCTCCACCAATGACAAAGTCCTCGCGCACCTCTATCGCGCTGCCACATTGGGGGCCAAGGCGGCCGGGTCAACCGGATTTATTGACCCCTGTGGAGGCGTGGTCAATGTGGACGTCAGCGATGTCGTGAAGAAGCATTCTGACTACATACACAAGGTGTCACTATGCATGGAGGCTTGA
- a CDS encoding ribbon-helix-helix domain-containing protein, with the protein MSRTPTITVPDSLAAALDQRVAPGAYASRSTADIDELREDPTLHSTA; encoded by the coding sequence GTGAGCAGGACGCCGACCATAACCGTGCCGGACAGCCTGGCCGCCGCGCTGGATCAGCGCGTGGCACCAGGCGCGTACGCCAGCCGGAGTACAGCCGACATAGACGAGCTCCGCGAGGATCCCACCCTGCATTCCACCGCCTAA